The following DNA comes from Tachypleus tridentatus isolate NWPU-2018 chromosome 9, ASM421037v1, whole genome shotgun sequence.
GTAATTCAAATTCACTATAATAAGAGAAATGTACTGCGAAATGTTATTACAACATTGGCGAGTTTTTAAGGAATATAGTTGAAGGTCTAACAACTGGCGTGATGAAATAGTTAATGTGCCTAGGCTGTGAATTAGAGGAGCCGAGGTTCGAAACTATAATAATGTGCTTTTGGGTGTGATATAAGGTAacagtcaaatttcactattcaaTTAAACAAACTGTCACAAGCTAatcttttagtttgaattttgcgcaaagttacacgagggctatctacgctagccgtccttaatttagtgttgtaagactaaagggaaggccactagtcatcaccacccaccgccaacacttgggctactcttttaccaacgaatagtgggattgactgtaacattataatgtccccaccgctcaaagagcgaacatgtttggtttgatggagatccgaacccgcggattaccagtcgagtgccttaaccacctagttaTGCCGGGCCCAACTTTTTTTGTTCGAAATTAGAAAGATGTAAGTGCACATTTCTCCTACTTAGCATCAgacaaaaactataaaacaagcAACAGCCCCAAATTAAAGTATCAAAGTGctcgttttgtttttgaatttcgcgaaagctactcaagggctttctgcgctagccgtccctaatttagcagtgtaagactagaggtaaggcagctagtcatcaccacccctcgccaaattttgggctactctttactaacgaatagtgggactgaccgtcacattataacgccccacagctgaaagggcaagcatgtttggtgtgacgacgggattcgaacccgtgaccctcagattacgagtcgaacgccttaacccacctggtcatgccgtgccAAGTATCAAACTACCGGTTAAAAAAATTTGATAAGTAGAGATATGTGTTACACATTTTCGATGCTAATatcttatatataattattgtagcACTTTTTGCTGCATCATGTAATCTTCCTAAGTATGTAACTTCATTTCAGAGCTAGCCAAAACAATTTGTTTGGACACGTTAAAACCAAAAGATCGTATTACTATTCTTAAGAAAATACCTGTTGATTTACCCCCTGAAGTTGTCATTTCTGTAATACCCGACCAGCTCTACTGGAAACGATGTTGCCTGGCGCGGTGGAAAATATGCGACTTGGAGAAATATGGAGCATGTTGGAAGAGAATGTTTGTCGAACGCCATCTACAGGAATTGATTGAAAACTTTTTGCCCGGCTCAAACACGTATACTGACTTGACAAAAGTTCTGTCATGGTGTCGCGTATATGTAAAGCGATTAATAATAACACAACTGTTGATGCCTATAGACGCCATCAAGACAACTTCTGGAAGTCAGGGCGATCGATACAAGAGGTTGCTCGTAATCGCTTGAATTTGGAAGGTGTTCTAACTGCCTTATTCAATTTAGAAGAACTAAGCCTTACGTTTAGTGTAAGGAACTGTGGTATGAATTTTGAATGGGACATGTTTTCTCTAACGCACGAGGACTGCATTAATCTCTCTAACGTTTTTCCAAACCTAAATTCTCTTCGAATCCTTCAACTTAAAGACAACAGATTAACTGATAACCAAGTTAACTCTCTGCTCGTTAAACTTGAGAACCATCCAACCCTTAAGGAACTGGACCTCTCCTATAATCATTTGGAAGATGAAGGAGCACATTCGATCGCACAGCTGCTAACTTGTAGTTGTCCTTTgcgtaagttaaatatttttaggaaTAACATTGGATCACGTGGAGCAGCACATCTTGCCACAGTGCTTTTAAAAGACTGTCTGTTGGAAACCTTAAACGTTGGTTTAAATCGCCTGGAAGATGAAGGCGGGGCTACCATCTGTAATACACTAGCGAAAAACACACATCTCACTGAACTCAATCTTACTGGAAACCAACTGGGTGAAAAAACTATATCCGTTCTAAGCAAAGTTGTGGAACAGAATTTTACGCTCACACACTTGGACTTATCATGCAATAACTTTGGAGAGGTTAGTAGTGTTTATTTTAGGTAAGTGTCGTCTGTAATCAATACCacaacaattaatttatttattgtttctaataaGACGAACACGAGTTAAATATAACTCAAATTCTTAATTTGGTCTCAGAAATAAGATATGGAAAAACACTATTATCGATATATTCTTCGTGTAGCCTCTCAAATAGGACTAATAGAGATTAAATATAAatagttcatttatttatttatttattctatttccAAGAAGAATGAATGAGTGTTAAATGTAGTCACGTGTTTTGGCTCTGAAACAAAATATCTACTGATCGTTGTAGCCACAGTAAAACTGATAGAATGTGTTTATATTAAAGGTTACAGCTTCCTGatagaatgttttatattcaagGTTACAGCTTCCTGATAGAATGTGTTTTGTATTAAAGGTTATAGCTTCCTGATAGAATGTGTTTGTATTCAAGGTTACAGCTTCCTGATAGAATGTGTTTTATATTCAAGGTTACAGCTTCCTGATAGAATGTTTGTATTCAAGGTTACAGCTTCCTGATAGAATGTGTTTTATATTCAAGGTTACAGCTTCCTGatagaatgttttatattcaagGTTACAGCTTCCTGATAgaatgtgtttatattgaagGTTATAGCTTCCTGATATATTGTGTTGGATATTAAAGGTTACAGCTTCCTGATAtagtgtgtttgatattaaaggttatagcTTCCTGATAtagtgtgtttgatattaaaggttatagcTTTCTGGTAGAATGTGTTTGATACTAAATATTATAGCTTTCtggtaaaatgtgtttgatattaaaggttatagctttctggtagaatgtgtttgatattaaaggttacagctttctggtaaaatgtgtttgatattaaaggttatagcTTCCTGATAtagtgtgtttgatattaaaggttatagaTTCCTGATAGAATGTGTTTGTATTCAAGGTTACAGCTTCCTGATAGAATGTGTTTTATATTCAAGGTTACAGCTTCCTGATAGAATGTGTTTGTATTCAAGGTTACAGCTTCCTGATAGAACGTTTTATATTCAAGGTTACAGCTTCCTGATAGAATGTGTTTTATATTCAAGGTTACAGCTTCCTGatagaatgttttatattcaagGTTACAGCTTCCTGATAgaatgtgtttatattgaagGTTATAGCTTCCTGAtagaatgtgttttatattaaaggttacagcttcctgataaaatgtttgtattatattgAAGGGTTATAGCTTTCTGAtataatgtgtttgatattaaaggttatagctttctggtagaatgtgtttgatattaaaggttacagctttctggtaaaatgtgtttgatattaaaggttacagctttctggtaaaatgtgtttgatattaaaggttatatctttctggtaaaatgtgtttgatattaaaggttatagctttctggtagaatgtgtttgatattaaaggttatagctttctggtagaatgtgtttgatattaaaggttacagcttcctgatatagtgtgtttgatattaaaggttatagctttctggtagaatgtgtttgatattaaaggttatagctttctggtagaatgtgtttgatattaaaggttatagctttctggtagaatgtgtttgatattaaaggttatagctttctggtagaatgtgtttgatattaaaggttatagctttctggtagaatgtgtttgatattaaaggttatagctttctggtaaaatgtgtttgatattaaaggttatagctttctggtagaatgtgtttgatattaaaggttacagctttctggtagaatgtgtttgatattaaaggttgcAGCTTCCTGAtataatgtgtttgatattaaaggttatagctttctggtagaatgtgtttgatattaaaggttatagctttctggtagaatgtgtttgatattaaaggttatagctttctggtagaatgtgtttgatattaaaggttatagctttctggtagaatgtgtttgatattaaaggttacagctttctggtagaatgtgtttgatattaaaggttatagctttctggtaaaatgtgtttgatattaaaggttatagctttctggtaaaatgtgtttgatattaaaggttacagcTTTCTGGTAtagtgtgtttgatattaaaggttacagctttctggtaaaatgtgtttgatattaaaggttatagcTTTCTGGTAGAATGTGTTTGATACTAAAGATTATAGCTTTCTGGtagaatgtgtttgatattaaaggttacagctttctggtagaatgtgtttgatattaaaggttatagctttctggtaaaatgtgtttgatattaaaggttacagctttctggtaaaatgtgtttgatattaaaggttacagcTTTCTGGTAaattgtgtttgatattaaaggttacagctttctggtaaaatgtgtttgatattaaaggttatagctttctggtaaaatgtgtttgatattaaagatTACAGCTTTCTGGtagaatgtgtttgatattaaaggttatagctttctggtaaaatgtgtttgatattaaaggttacagctttctggtaaaatgtgtttgatattaaaggttatagctttctggtagaatgtgtttgatattaaaggttacagctttctggtagaatgtgtttgatattaaaggttgcAGCTTCCTGATAtagtgtgtttgatattaaaggttgcAGCTTCCTGATAtagtgtgtttgatattaaaggttatagcTTTCTGGTAGaatatgtttgatattaaaggttacagcTTTCTGGTAGaatatgtttgatattaaaggttacagctttctggtagaatgtgtttgatattaaaggttatagcTTTCTGGTAGaatatgtttgatattaaaggttatagctttctggtagaatgtgtttgatattaaaggttacagcTTTTGGTAGAACGTCTTTGATATTAAAGGTAGTTGGATTTTTTCACAATGAGTTTTAATCGTGTTTTACTTACGTGAAACGTTAATAAGGTTTTttaagttacatattttatttacttttgcgaAAGGAAATAATCGTATTTCACTCTCTAGGTATGCTTTATAATTTAGGGATAGTTAAATTACGTATGATGCCACAAAAAAACCGCTTTACGTTTCAAATTCATGAAATGGTTTCATCTAGTTTAGAATGAAATTTACTTTTACTGTTTATACTAATTGTTTCTTTGTGGTTGTGTCCGGCCTCGCCAGGTGGTCAGGGTCCTCTGCTCTTACCATCGTTTCttcaagcatgctcgtcctttcagctgtaggagcgttataagGTAACTGTCAATCTCACTGTATGTTGGTAAAACagtggcccaaaagttggtgTTTGATACTGATGTGTAGCttcctttcactgctaaattaggggcagctagtgcagatagccttcgcgtagcttcgcgcgaaattcataGACAAACTTTATGGATTGTAacatataatgtaaatataacatttcCCCCtcactgtgtttatatataaataaataatatacatttatataaccAGGACGGCGGTGAAGAATTAAAAATTggagttcaacaaaacaaaactttattgaCTTTGGACCTGCGGCTGTGTCAAGTCGGACCTGAAACGGAATGTGACATTCATGAAGTGTTACGTCGTAACTATTTGAACGTCTCTTCCTGATCATTGCTGTAGCTGTATTTGAGTGACAGCTTTAAAGGCTAGAATGTAGCAGACGTGCAGGTCATGCTAGGTAGATTATGAAAAACCACTTATTTAACTATGCCCCTACacattagttttttattttaggattatttttgttgttgttacgtaAGAAAACATATTCATGGGTGGATTCACTGACAgaactttatttctttaacttGAAATTCAGTGAAATGCCAACATTTATCTTTAGGTTGATGTAACGGGAAATCACTTCcgtttataaagatatatatttttgatcGATAAGCGAAACTTTcaaaagatgtatattt
Coding sequences within:
- the LOC143227277 gene encoding uncharacterized protein LOC143227277, with amino-acid sequence MVSRICKAINNNTTVDAYRRHQDNFWKSGRSIQEVARNRLNLEGVLTALFNLEELSLTFSVRNCGMNFEWDMFSLTHEDCINLSNVFPNLNSLRILQLKDNRLTDNQVNSLLVKLENHPTLKELDLSYNHLEDEGAHSIAQLLTCSCPLRKLNIFRNNIGSRGAAHLATVLLKDCLLETLNVGLNRLEDEGGATICNTLAKNTHLTELNLTGNQLGEKTISVLSKVVEQNFTLTHLDLSCNNFGEDGGEELKIGVQQNKTLLTLDLRLCQVGPETECDIHEVLRRNYLNVSS